In Clostridia bacterium, the sequence GTGCGGCCGGTCCGAGCTAAAGCACTTGTCTGTGTTTTCTTTTTCTGGCAGGCGGGATTTCAAGCTCTACTGCAGCTGTGGTGATGTCTTGGCCTACTTACAAACCAAAGACTGGCGCCGTTTTTGGCTACAAATTGGGTGCAGCTTATGTGAGGGCACCCACATTATAAGCTTACAGCGCAAAGATATTTGGTCTGATAAGGTAATAGCCCTGGAATGCGAAGATACTGGGGTGGAGACCGGTTACATCGGCCCTGGCGACAAGGTCCGTAAGGCTTTCCGTCACCGAGAGCCTACTCTAATGGAGCTGGCCCAGGACCTCAACTTTCGTGAGTACTTTGACAATCCCGATGTCATGGAAGGGGTATTAGACAAGCTTTATCGGATGTCGGAGCGGGATAAAATTTACTGCCAATGCGGTAATCATGACATTGAAATCGAAGTCTATTCCGACCATGTGGAGTTGCGCTGCAATTATTGTCGCTTGGTAGTCCCTATCCGGGCCCGCAGCAAAAGAGATCTGGATATGGTGAGAAAGCTAAGAAAAATCGTTCTTCTAGCTGAGGATATATCTGATTCTAATTCTTCTAAGCAAGCTGGCCGCGGACGTACTCGGGGTGCCAGCAAGAGCCGCCGCTTCCCTTCGTCCCATTTAACTAAGCGCCCCGAATAAAACGGGTCATAGTGCCATGTATAGGGTTATAATATACAGTGAGGTGTTCTTATGCCCTTAGTCACTGTTTCCGAGCTGCTTCGGCATGCTGAGGCTGGCGGGTACGCAGTAGGCGCATTCAACTGCAATAACATGGAAATAGTGCAAGCCATCGTCCAAGCAGCTGAGGCCGAGCGCGCTCCGGTGATTATCCAGGCTAGCCAAGGGGCCATTCGATACGCAGGTCTTGAGTATGTTGCCGTCCTGGCGTTGACAGCGGCTCAGCGGGCTAGCGTACCCATGGCCGTGCACTTGGATCACGGACTGGACTTTGAGCAGGTAGTTCAATGCGTGCGGGCCGGTTTTACTTCGGTGATGTTTGATGGTTCTCGCTATCCATTGAAAGAAAACATCAGGCGAACCCGGCAAGTAGTCGAGATTTGCCGGGCGGTAGGAGTATCAGTAGAGGGTGAGATCGGCCGAATTGGCGGAGTCGAAGACCAAGTTTCCGTGAGCGATCGCGAGGCCATGCTTACCGATCCCGAGGAGGCCAAGCAATTCGCCGAGGCTACCGGGGTTGACTCCTTAGCAGTAGCCATTGGCACTGCTCACGGTCAGTATAAAGGGGTTCCCAAGCTGGACTTTGATCGCCTGCGGGCCATCAAGCAGTTGGTATCGGTACCCATAGTATTACACGGTGCAAGCGGTGTTTCCGACGAAGCGTTGCGCCAAGCTGTCAAGTTGGGGGTCCGGAAAATTAACATTGATACCAACATTCGCGAGGCGTTTGTAGCTGGGGTAAAGAGCGCTCTGGAAGCTGATCCTGACCAAATCGATCCGCGCAAGATTCTTGGGCCCGCCCGCGAGCGCATGCAGGCGGTGGTGCGGGAGAAAATCCGGGTGTTTGGCAGTTCCGGCCAAGCCTAATTTTGGTTTCAACCCAAACTGACTTCTCACCTGAGTGTCCCGAGATATTGACCGTTTTTCCTCCAGTCGTATTTTTAAAACATCCTAAATTTAAACAGCACAACCGGAAAGGAAGGAGCAACGTGAGGCTATTTATCGACACTGCCAACGTGGAAGAGATCCGGGAGGCCAACTCATGGGGGATCATTTCTGGCGTAACTACTAACCCTTCGCTAATAGCTCGGGAAGGCCGAGATTTTCGAGAAGTGGTCAAGGAGATCTGTACCATCGTTGACGGGCCCGTCAGTGCGGAGGTGATAAGCCTTGAGGCCCAGGCTATGGTTAGGGAAGCCAGGGAGCTGGCCGCTATTCACCCCAACGTGGTTGTTAAGATCCCTATGACCATCGAGGGCCTTAAGGCGGTGAAGGTATTGGCCGAGGAAGGGATTCGTAGCAATGTCACCTTAATTTTCTCGGCCAATCAGGCTCTAATGGCGGCCATAGCTGGCGCTACCTATGTAAGCCCTTTTGTTGGTCGGTTAGATGATGTTGGCCAGTCAGGGACGGAAGTAGTGGCTGATATTGTTCAGATCTTTTCTCAGTATGGTTTTGACACCGAAATTATTGTAGCTAGTGTGCGTCACCCTTTGCACGTACTGGAGGCCGCGCGCCTAGGAGCGGATATCGCTACAGTTCCCTTTAAAGTGTTGGAGCAGATGTCCCGCCACCCCTTGACTGATGTTGGAATTGAACGCTTTTTGGCTGATTGGAAAGGAGT encodes:
- a CDS encoding class II fructose-1,6-bisphosphate aldolase, which codes for MPLVTVSELLRHAEAGGYAVGAFNCNNMEIVQAIVQAAEAERAPVIIQASQGAIRYAGLEYVAVLALTAAQRASVPMAVHLDHGLDFEQVVQCVRAGFTSVMFDGSRYPLKENIRRTRQVVEICRAVGVSVEGEIGRIGGVEDQVSVSDREAMLTDPEEAKQFAEATGVDSLAVAIGTAHGQYKGVPKLDFDRLRAIKQLVSVPIVLHGASGVSDEALRQAVKLGVRKINIDTNIREAFVAGVKSALEADPDQIDPRKILGPARERMQAVVREKIRVFGSSGQA
- the fsa gene encoding fructose-6-phosphate aldolase; protein product: MRLFIDTANVEEIREANSWGIISGVTTNPSLIAREGRDFREVVKEICTIVDGPVSAEVISLEAQAMVREARELAAIHPNVVVKIPMTIEGLKAVKVLAEEGIRSNVTLIFSANQALMAAIAGATYVSPFVGRLDDVGQSGTEVVADIVQIFSQYGFDTEIIVASVRHPLHVLEAARLGADIATVPFKVLEQMSRHPLTDVGIERFLADWKGVKR